A region from the Populus trichocarpa isolate Nisqually-1 chromosome 18, P.trichocarpa_v4.1, whole genome shotgun sequence genome encodes:
- the LOC127904730 gene encoding uncharacterized protein LOC127904730, with product MERQSTSRNKHKGERAGGHTERESQENRENRTQQGEQKQNNRKRKSKEHEGSLKTGASPSACRFVQSLCKSIIPSPASPWPASDPKLELKSLPKHLKCVYLGEDETLPMIIVNDQTEVCEEKLVRVV from the exons ATGGAGAGGCAGAGCACAAGCCGAAACAAACACAAGGGGGAACGAGCTGGAGGacatacagagagagagagtcaagAGAACAGAGAAAACAGAACACAGCAAGGGGAACAGAAACAGAacaacagaaaaagaaagagcaagGAGCATGAAGGAAGCTTGAAGACAGGAGCTTCGCCCAGCGCCTGCCGATTCGTGCAAAGTCTCTGCAAAAGCATTATTCCTTCACCAGCGTCTCCATGGCCAGCATCAG ACCCGAAGCTGGAATTGAAGTCTTTACCCAAGCATTTAAAGTGTGTGTACTTAGGAGAGGATGAAACCCTGCCAATGATTATTGTAAATGATCAAACTGAAGTCTGTGAAGAAAAACTAGTGAGAGTTGTCTAg
- the LOC112324991 gene encoding protein NRT1/ PTR FAMILY 1.2, whose amino-acid sequence MDCSSEQRQMITEPLLSNGKGGIRTIPFILANEAFERLASFGLSTNMIMYLTREYGMDAAQGAQLLFLFSSATNFTPILGAVLADSYVGRYRMIGFGCMASLLGMVLLWLTTFPEARQPLCVHFSHSCNSRSTLQLVHLYTAFGFMAIGAGGIRSSSLAFGADQLSITHNLQRARIRESFFRWYYVTVTASVFVAMTCVVYIQENMGWMVGFGVPVVLMILSALSFSLASPFYVKSKPKASWITGLAQVVVASFRNRSVELSTQATVEVRYHTTGSILPVPSKRLRFFNKACIVGNPQVDVTPDGNALDPWSLCTVDQVEDLKTLIKVIPIWSSGMLMFVNVSQGSFIVLQVSTMDRHITSKFEIPAATFLSFAVLVIVLWVALYDRIIIPLVSKIKGQPVRLGLKKRMGIGILLSTTSMAALAIAESVRRETAIKEGFSDRPDAGLHISTFLFLPFLALSGVAEAFTPIGQNEFFYTELPKSMSSVASTLNGIGMSVASLVSSFIVRAVRDLTKVEGQESWVSSNINKGHYDYYYWLLASLSLVNFLYYLVCSKSYGPSMEEQRNILADESY is encoded by the exons atggATTGCTCATCAGAACAAAGACAGATGATCACAGAACCACTCTTGAGTAACGGAAAGGGTGGCATCAGAACCATACCTTTCATCCTAG caaatgagGCATTTGAGAGGCTAGCAAGTTTTGGGCTATCGACAAATATGATTATGTATTTGACTAGAGAATATGGCATGGATGCTGCTCAAGGTGCTCAACTATTGTTCCTTTTCTCATCTGCCACGAATTTCACACCAATTCTGGGGGCTGTCCTCGCTGATTCTTATGTGGGTCGGTATAGGATGATAGGTTTTGGGTGTATGGCTAGCCTTTTG GGGATGGTTCTATTATGGCTAACAACTTTTCCTGAAGCAAGACAGCCTCTTTGTGTCCACTTCAGTCACAGTTGCAATTCCAGAAGCACGTTACAGCTTGTGCATTTATATACAGCTTTTGGCTTCATGGCCATAGGAGCTGGTGGCATTAGATCGTCTTCCTTGGCTTTTGGTGCTGATCAATTGAGCATCACACACAATCTTCAACGTGCTAGAATAAGGGAGAGCTTCTTCAGATGGTATTATGTTACAGTCACGGCATCGGTATTTGTTGCTATGACCTGTGTTGTATACATCCAGGAGAACATGGGGTGGATGGTGGGTTTTGGAGTTCCTGTGGTGCTCATGATTCTGTCAGCTCTTTCATTCTCCTTGGCTTCTCCCTTTTATGTGAAGTCGAAGCCTAAGGCAAGCTGGATTACTGGGTTGGCCCAAGTTGTTGTTGCTTCCTTCAGAAATAGAAGTGTCGAATTATCTACCCAAGCCACAGTTGAGGTGCGCTATCATACAACGGGATCAATTCTTCCAGTGCCAAGTAAAAGATTGAG GTTTTTCAACAAAGCTTGCATTGTTGGAAATCCTCAAGTAGACGTGACTCCAGATGGAAATGCTTTGGATCCATGGAGTCTTTGTACAGTAGATCAAGTAGAAGATCTGAAAACACTGATAAAGGTAATCCCAATATGGTCATCAGGAATGTTGATGTTCGTGAATGTAAGCCAAGGATCTTTTATAGTGCTCCAGGTATCCACCATGGACCGACACATCACTTCGAAATTTGAAATTCCTGCTGCCACCTTCCTTTCATTTGCAGTTCTTGTTATAGTATTGTGGGTTGCTCTCTATGATCGCATAATTATTCCCTTGGTTTCGAAAATCAAGGGACAACCAGTTCGTCTCGGcttgaaaaaaagaatgggAATTGGAATCCTATTATCCACTACTTCCATGGCTGCATTAGCAATTGCTGAGAGTGTTAGGAGGGAAACTGCAATCAAGGAAGGATTCTCAGACAGGCCTGATGCTGGATTGCACATTtctacatttttgtttttgccattTCTTGCCCTGTCTGGAGTAGCTGAGGCTTTCACTCCTATCGGACAGAACGAATTCTTTTACACCGAATTGCCTAAAAGCATGTCCAGTGTAGCCTCCACTCTTAATGGGATAGGAATGTCTGTTGCAAGCTTGGTATCCAGTTTTATAGTTCGTGCTGTTCGTGATTTAACGAAAGTAGAAGGTCAGGAGAGTTGGGTTTCAAGCAATATCAACAAGGGgcattatgattattattattggctTCTTGCAAGTTTGAGCTTGGTTAACTTCTTATATTATCTTGTTTGTAGCAAATCTTATGGTCCTTCCATGGAAGAACAAAGGAACATTCTTGCAGATGAAAGTTATTAG
- the LOC112324955 gene encoding protein NRT1/ PTR FAMILY 1.2: MDCPSEHGQMITEPLLSNRKGGIRTLPFILANEAFESLANYGLFPNLILYLTREYRIDAAKGAHVLFLLSSAINFTPILGAFLADTYVGRYRMIGFGCMASLLGMVLLWLTTFPEARPPPCVQFSYDCKSATTLQLLLLYTAFCFLAIGAGGIRSSSLAFGADQLGTSNSLEHARIRESFFSWYYGIVAASVFLGMTFVVYIQDNIGWMVGFGVPVVLMILSSLSFFVASPSYVKSKPKASWITGLAQVVVGSIRNRRIKLSSQATDKVDYHTTGSMLLVPSEKLRFLNKACIIRNPQEDLTPDGKASDPWSLCTVDQVEDLKALIKVIPIWSAGMLKSVNVSQGSFLVLQASTMNRHITSKFEVPAASFPSIVVLVITTWVVLYDRIIIPLVSKVSGKIVCLNLKQRMGIGILLSTISMAALAIAESFRRATAIKEGFPDNPNAELHISAMWLLPYFVLSGLAEAFNAIGQNEFFYTELPKSMSSVASTLQGLGLSAASLVSSFIVSAVRDFTKGEAQESWVSSNINKGHYDYYYWILTILSLVNFIYYLVCSKTYGPCRQEKWFNR; this comes from the exons atgGATTGCCCATCAGAACATGGACAGATGATCACAGAGCCACTCTTGAGTAACCGAAAGGGTGGCATCAGAACCTTACCATTCATCCTAG CGAACGAGGCATTCGAGAGTCTGGCAAATTACGGGCTGTTTCCAAACCTGATACTTTATTTGACAAGAGAGTATAGGATTGATGCTGCAAAGGGGGCACATGTTTTGTTCCTTTTGTCATCTGCCATAAATTTCACGCCAATTCTTGGAGCTTTTCTTGCTGATACTTATGTGGGTCGGTATCGGATGATTGGTTTTGGATGTATGGCTAGCCTTCTG GGGATGGTTCTGCTGTGGCTAACAACTTTTCCTGAAGCAAGACCGCCTCCTTGTGTCCAATTTAGTTACGACTGCAAATCTGCAACTACATTGCAGCTTTTGCTTTTATATACAGCTTTTTGCTTTTTGGCCATTGGAGCTGGTGGCATAAGATCGTCTTCCTTAGCCTTTGGTGCTGATCAATTGGGCACGAGCAACAGCCTTGAACATGCTAGAATACGAGAGAGCTTCTTCAGCTGGTACTATGGCATAGTTGCAGCTTCAGTGTTTCTTGGTATGACTTTCGTTGTATACATTCAAGATAACATAGGGTGGATGGTGGGTTTTGGAGTTCCTGTGGTGCTCATGATCTTGTCATCTCTTTCATTCTTCGTGGCTTCTCCTTCTTATGTCAAGTCAAAACCTAAAGCAAGCTGGATCACTGGGTTGGCTCAAGTTGTTGTGGGTTCCATTAGAAATAGAAGAATCAAATTATCATCCCAAGCCACTGATAAGGTGGATTATCATACTACGGGATCAATGCTTCTTGTGCCAAGTGAAAAACTGAG GTTCTTAAACAAAGCTTGCATTATTAGAAATCCTCAAGAAGATTTGACCCCAGATGGAAAAGCTTCAGATCCATGGAGTCTTTGTACAGTAGATCAAGTCGAAGATCTAAAAGCACTAATCAAGGTAATCCCAATATGGTCAGCCGGAATGCTCAAGTCTGTGAATGTAAGCCAAGGCTCTTTTTTAGTGCTCCAGGCATCCACCATGAACCGACACATTACTTCAAAATTTGAAGTTCCTGCTGCCAGTTTCCCCTCAATTGTGGTTCTCGTTATCACAACGTGGGTTGTTCTCTATGATCGTATAATTATCCCTCTAGTATCGAAAGTCAGTGGAAAAATCGTTTGCCTCAACTTGAAACAAAGAATGGGTATTGGTATTCTATTATCGACTATTTCCATGGCAGCATTAGCAATCGCTGAGAGTTTTAGGCGGGCAACTGCAATCAAGGAAGGATTTCCAGACAATCCTAATGCTGAATTGCACATTTCAGCAATGTGGTTGTTACCGTATTTTGTCCTGAGTGGATTAGCTGAGGCTTTCAATGCTATTGGACAGAACGAATTCTTTTACACTGAGTTGCCTAAAAGCATGTCCAGTGTAGCCTCCACGCTTCAAGGGTTAGGATTGTCAGCCGCAAGCTTGGTATCCAGTTTTATAGTCAGTGCTGTTCGAGATTTCACGAAAGGAGAAGCTCAGGAGAGTTGGGTTTCAAGCAACATCAACAAAGGGCATTATGATTACTATTACTGGATTCTTACAATTTTGAGCTTGGTTAACTTCATCTATTATCTTGTTTGTAGCAAGACTTATGGTCCTTGCAGGCAAGAAAAATGGTTTAACAGATGA